A region of the Candidatus Methylomirabilota bacterium genome:
CTCGCTGGCGACGATGCGGCGGCTCTGGGCCGGGGAGCGCGTGGGCGACTCCGAGCTCGGGGCGCCGTGGCCGGACGCTGCCGGCGGCCCGCCGATCCTGATCGGCTCATGGGCAGGCTCGCGCTGGATCGAGCGGGCGGCCAAGGAGTTCGACGGCTGGATTGGCTCCGGCGCGCGCTCCTCGTGGCGGCTGATCGGCGAAGGGATCCGGCGCTTCCGCGCCCTCGGCGGCCGCCGCGCCGTCCTCACCAACGTCAACGTGCGGCTCGACGCGCCGGCACCGAGTCCCTCGGGGCCCGATGACCCGTTCGACCTCGTCGCGCCCCGCGAGATCGTCCTCGAGCGACTGCGTCACGTGCAGGCGCTGGGCTTCGACGATCTCGTGCTCGTGGCAACGCACCACGACGCCGCCCACCTGGAGGCCCTGCGCGCCCTCGTCTGAGCGGAAGCTAGAGCTTCGGGATGCGCAGGGTCTTGCTGATCATCAGGCTTCCCGACAAGAAGAAGAGCAGCCCCACGAGGTGAAGCTCCGCGCCTAGCACCGACACCGGCAGAAGCGCATCTCGCTGGAAGGCGAGCATGAGCAGAGCGAGCGGCACCACGCTGGTGGGAATGGGCGTGCCCTCGAAGTAGGAAACCTTGCCGGCGTCGCCGGCCATCGCCTCGGCGGTGACGTTGAAGCGGGCGAGCCGGCTCAGCCCGCAACCCACGAAGTACAGGAGCACGAGCGTGTCGAGGACGCTGGTGAGCCCGGCCGCGAAGGCGATGCCCGCGGGCGCCACCCCGAACGAGATCACGTCGGCGAGCGAGTCCAGCTCACGCCCCATCGGCGAGGCGGCGTGCCGCCAGCGCGCGATGCGGCCGTCCAGCACGTCGAAGACCAGCGCCACCGGCACGAGGAGGGCCGCCCCCCAGAGCCACCGGCGGTCGACGCTGGTAAGGAACGTCATCGCCGCGAACAGGGCGCCCATCCCGCAGAACCCATTGGCGATCGTGAAGAGATCCGCAAGGTGGAACCCGCGGATCATCGAGAAGTGCAGGCGCTGTCGCATCATTCTGCATCGTGCCCGGCGGCGGCGCGCCGGTCAAGACAGGATCGAGATCACTATTAGGTTCTCAGCATCATAGGTATTGCAGCGCGACGCGGTCGGTGGTCACATGGTCGCCATGAACGTACACATCCACTGGACTCCGGAGCATTTCGGGACCGTTCTCGCCGCGCTCGACGCTGAAGCGACGCCGCGCCTCGATCCGGGTGTCGCAGCGGCCGTGCGAGGAGCGGGAACGCAGGGGCCGCTCGATCTGCCCCTCGAGCAGGGGCAGCTCCTCATGCACTGGTGCGAAGCGCGCCGCGATCGGGCGAGCGAGCAGCAGCCCGACGCGCAGTGGACGCGCATCGTCGCCGAGGTGCACGAGGCGGTGCAGCCCGCCGCGCCCGCGCGTGGCGTCGGACCTCGCGCGTAGCCGGTCCGCCGCTCTCAGCCCTCCAGGTAGGCGTTGAGCTCGGGGGTCGGGACCGAGCGGTCGACGTAGCCGAACGTGCCCTGCTCCTTCACCTCGCGCGCGGCGTCGAGGAGCCCCGTCATGGCCGCGCGGTAGAGGGACGTGGCGAGGCTGATTCGCTTCACGCCGGCATCGGCCAGCTCGGCCACGGTGAACGACCGTCCCTTGATGCCCACCATGAAGTTGAAGGGCTTGGAGAGGGACTGGCAGACCGTGCGCACCGCCGCGAGGTCGGGCAGCCCAGGCGCGAACAGCACGTCCGCACCCGCTCGCTCGTATGCCTGCAAGCGCTTGATGGTGTCGTCGAGATTTGGATTCCCGCGGAGGAAGTTCTCCGCCCGCGCGGTCAGCGTGAACGGGAGCGAGAGCTTGCGCGCTGCCTCCACCGCCGCGGCCACCCGCTCCACCGCGTGGGCGGCGTCGTAGAGGGGCTTGTCTTTGTCGCCGGTGGCGTCCTCGATGGACCCGCCCACCAGCCCCACCTCGGCGGCCAGTCGGATGGTCTCCGCCGCCGCCGCGGGCGCGTCGCCGAAGCCCTTCTCGAGGTCGGCGGCCACGGGCAGATCGGTCGCGCTCACGATGGCGCGCGCGTGCGCGAGCGCTTCGTCGCGAGTCACCTTGCCGTCACGCCGGCCCAGCGTGCCGGCCTGGGCGCCGCTCGACGTCGCGAGGGCGAGAAAGCCCAGACCCGCGAGGATGCGCGCGGAGGCGCCGTCCCACGGATTGGGGATCACGAAATAGCCCGGCGCCTCGTGGAGAGCCCGGAAGCGAACGGCCTTGTCCTTCTGCGTGGTGGCCATCAGGACCCTCCGTAGAGCTGGCGTGAGGCCAGCGCGGCGCCCTCGGCCAGCGTCTCGAGCTTGGCCCAGGCGATGTCGGGGTGGATGCGTCCGCCGAGCCCGCAGTCGGTGCCCGCGATGACGCGCTCCGGTCCCACGAGGTTAGCGATGCGCGCAATCCGGTCGGCGACCAGCTCGGGGTGCTCCACCACGTTGGTGGCATGGCTCACCACACCGGGAATCAGGACCTTGCCCGCGGGGAGCTTCACGTCCTGCCAGACTTTCCATTCGTGCTCATGGCGGACGTTGCCGGCCTCGAAGGAGTAGGCCCGACAGTTCACCGCGAGCATCACGTCCACGATGTCGCGCAGCGGAATGTCCGTCACGTGTGGGCCGTGCCAGCTCCCCCAGCAGAGATGGAAGCGGATGCGCTCCTGGGGCAGCCCCCGGAGCGCATGGTTGAGCGCCTCCACGCGCACCATCGACAGCGCGCGGTACTCGTCCACGGTGGGCGCGGGGTTGATCATGTCCCAGTTCTCGGCGATGGCAGGATCGTCGAGCTGGAGGACGAGTCCGGCGTCGAGGATGGCCCGGTATTCCTCGCGCATGGCCTCCGCACACGCGTAGATCAGCTCTTCGTCGGTCTTGTAGTGCTCATTGCCGATGCGCGAGGCGCTGCCCGGCGCGATCGACGTCATGAAGCCCTCGGCCACGCCCGCCGCTCCCAGCGCGGCCTTCATGTGCGCGATGTCCGCCCGGATCGCCTCGCCGCCGGTGTAGGTGATCGGCCCGCGGCACACCGGCAGCCGCATGCCCGGCCCGCCGCGATTCGTCGACACTCCGGAGTCGGCGTCCGCATACGCGGCGGCGAAGAGGGCGCGATCGCGCCGGTCGCCGAAGCTCGTCAGGCGCGCGTGGCCGGGCGTGGAGCGCTGCGCGGGAATGCGGTAGAGCTCCATGCCGAGCTCGAGGCCGCCCAGCCGCTGGAACGAGTAGCTCCACCACGCGCCGTAGTTCACGCGCTGGCCCATGGCCTTGCCGAACTCGCCGTCGCCCGGAACGTCGATGCCCGCCGCGCGCTGGCGGCGCACGACGTCGGTGACTGCCGCGGCCAGGCGCGCCTGATAGGCGCCCTCGTCCGACGATTCCCCGGCCTGGCGCGCGCGATTCAGCTCGATGAGGTCATCGGGGCGGGGCAGGCTGCCCGCGTGCGTGGTCAGGATGCGCGCGCGACTGTCCCTCATGGCGGACCAGCCTACAGCGTTCGCCGGAGAAAGGCGAGAGCGGCGCCGCCGCGGCGCGCTCAGCGCGCGACGAGAGTCTCGACGTGACGGTTGCCGGCGACCGCCATGACAGTGAGATCGGGCGGCAGCGTGCTCGGATGGATCACGCCGCTACGGAATGTGCCGGGACTCTCCGCGGGATAGAGCCGCGTCTCGAATAGCGCGCCACCGGGACGGCGTCCCGCCAGCATCGAGACCTCTGCGTCGGACAAGGGCTGTCCCGCGAGATCGGTGACGCGAACCAGGAACACCACGCCGCCGCCGGTGGCGGACGTCGGCTTACGCGAGAGCTCGATGCGAAGGTCACCGGAGACCGGGGCCGGCGCGGTCGTGGCGACGGCGCCCGCCGGCTCGCGCCCGGAGCCTGGGGCGGCCGGCTCGCGCGCGGACGTCCTCCCCATCGGGGCGGCGGACGAGGAGGAGGCGAGGGCGCGCGGACGTTCGGGCAGGGCGGCCCGGGACGCGGCCTCGCGCGGCGCCGCGCCGGGGTTCCGGCTCGAGACGGCGGGCGCTTCCGCGGCGGCCATCGCCTTCGGCGCCGGCGCCGTGGCCTTGGGCGGCGCGGGCGGTGTCGCCGGGCTGACGGCTTGCGCGGGGGCCGCGGGTGCCGGCGCCGGACCATGGGGCACCAAGCGCGCGGCGGATGGCGGGGCCGGGGGAGCCGCGGCGACCGGCGTCTGCTTGGCCGGAGCCGGAGGAGCTGCCGCGATCGGCGCCGGCGGGGCCGGGGCCGGCGGCGCCGCTGCGACGGGGGCCGGCGGGACCGGAGCCGGCGGGGCCGGGGGCGCGATGGCCACCGGGGCCGGCGCACTCGGAGCGGTAGTAGTTGGCGCGGGCGGGGCGGCGGGCACCGGGGCCGGCGGTGCCGGTGGGGTGACCACGGGCGCCGGCGCATCCGCTTGTGGCTTGTCCGCCGGCGCCGTGGACGAGGCCACACGGCTCAACGAGCGGAGCGGCCACCCGATCAGGTCACTGTCGCGTAGGTCGTTCATCCGGAACTCCGAGGACGCGAAGGCGACGACCAGCGCAACCCCGCCCAGAATCGCGAGAGTCCGACCTGCCCGCTGACCCCAGATGCGCTCGATAACCGGGCGGCGCCGGCGGCGCCGGAACGGCCAGCTGCGCTCTTCCATCCCCGCCAGCAGCTCGACCGTGTGCTCTATCCGAGCAGCGTCGCGCGGCCGGAAGGTCTCCCCCGGCTCGACCACGAACGCGAAGCCGCGGCGACGCAGCTCCTCGTCGACCTCGGAGGGGCGGCGGCGCTCCACGTCCGGCGGCCTGGGGGACTCGGGGTGCCGGCGATCGATGACCAGCTCGATCTGCTCCGAGCCGATGGGGCGGTCCCGGAACAGGGTCGAGAGATAGCCGAAGAGGAGCGGGTGATTGCGGGCGACGATGCACAGCCGCCGGGCCAGCCGCCCGATGTTCCGGTCAGGGTTTGAAAGGCTCCTAGAGTCCGGCGAAGTGGGAGTCATCGACGTGTACCTTCTGACCTTCCGCAGAAACTCTTACACACGCAAAGGCCCCTCCCGTTGCGTTATTCGCCCGTACGAGGAGAGACAGCAAGGCATGTGCCAGAAATTTGGACCCTCTATTGCTCTCCCAACAGCGCGGCGAGCTGTGCCGGATCCACCGGCTTTACCAGATGCCGGTCGAAGCCCGCCTCCATGGCCCGCTGCCGGTCCTCGGGCAGACCGTAGCCGGTAAGAGCGACCAGCCGAAGGCGCTGGCCGATCGGGTGCCGGCGCAGCCGCCGGGCCACTTCATAGCCGTCCAGCCCGGGTAGTCCGATGTCGACCAAGGCCAAGTCGGGCGCGATCGCGAGGGCGGACTCCACGCCGGCGAGCCCGTCGGCTGCCTCGTGCACGTCGTGGCCGAGCCCCCGGATGAGCTCGCGAAGGGACAGGCGCGAGTCCTCGTTGTCCTCGATGACGAGGACCCGCCTCGCGGAGGCCGAGGCGCGGGATGCCGCCGCGGGCCCGAGGGCCCGCGGCCGAGCGATCGCGGGCAGGCGCACCGTGAACACGCTGCCCTGCCCCTCGCCGGCGCTGGACGCGGTGACCGTGCCGCCGTGCAGCTCGGCGAGCCGGCGGACCAGCGTGAGCCCGATGCCGAGGCCGCCCTTGCTGCGATCGAGCGAGTGATCTCCCTGCACGAAGAGGTCGAACACGCGAGGCAGGAGCGGGGCGGCGATGCCGATGCCGGAGTCGCGGACCTCCAGCTCCGCATCCTGCCCGTCGCGCCGCACCGTCATCCGGATCGCTCCTCCGGGCGGCGTGTACTTCACGGCGTTGTCGAGGAGATTGACCGCCACCTGCTCCAGACGCGCCGCGTCCGCGTCCACCCAGACTTCCTCGGCGTCCACCGTCACCGCATGGCGCGGTCCGCCCTCGAGAGTGCCCACGAGCGCGACGGCGCGGCGCGCCAGCTCCGCGAGGTCGAGCGGCTCGCGCTCGAGGGTGATCTTGCCGCTGGTGACGCGCGACACGTCCAGCAGATCGTCGACCACGCGGCCGAGCTGGCGGACCTGACGGCTGATGATGCCCTGGGCGCGCGCGACCAGGGGGCCCGTGTCACCGGCGAGGCCGAGCACGTGGGCGGCGTTGCTGATCGCCCCCAGGGGATTTCGCAGCTCATGGCCCAGCATGGCGAGGAACTGGTCCTTGGCATAGTTCGCCGCCTCCGCCTCCGACCGCGCCGCCTGCTGCTGCGTGAACAGCTCCGAGTTCTGGATCGCGACGGCGGCCTGCTCGGCGAGGCGCGTGCACACCGCCTCGTCCTCGTCAGTGAACGAGCGGGTGCTGCGGTTGCTGACGTAGAGGAGGCCGGCCACCTCGGTGCGGATAATGATGGGGACGACCATCAAGGCGACGATCCCCGTCTCCTGCGCCAGGGTGTGATGGGCGGCGGAGACGCGTCGGTCGCGGCGGTAGTCGCCGGTGCGCGCGGCGCGGGCCGTCTGCATCACGAGGCCGCCGAGCCCTTCCCCGGCGCGGACGGTCACCGGCGGATAGCGGGCGGGCCACGCCCCCACCCGGTAGCGCGGCTGCATCGTGTCGCCCGCACGCAGGAAGATCGCGGCGGTGTCGCTGCCGCACAAGGCCTGGGCGCCGTCGGCGATGCGCTGGAGCACGGTCCCGAGATCGAGCGACGCGGTGATCGAGCGGGCGATCTCGCCCACGAAGCCGAGGCGCCGCTCGCCGTTCTCGGCCCGCGCGCGCGCCGCGCGCTCCTGCTCGAGCAGGCGCTCCCGCTCCGCTTCGGCATCCTTGCGCGCGGTGACGTCCAGGCAGACCCCGCGCAGGCGCTCGGGCCGGCCGTCCTCGTCGCGGGTCAGCTCGCCGCGCGCTTCGAGCCAGCGGACGGCCCCGTCCGGCCGGACGATCCGGTACTCGAGCCGATGGGTACCGGTCTCGAGCGCCTCGGCGATGGCCTTCTCCATGCGGATGAGGTCCTCGGAGTGGATCTCGGCGCGGAAGGCGTCGAAAGTGCCGCGGAAGGAGCCTGGGGAGAGGCCGTGGATCGCCTCGAGCGCGGGGGACCAGACGACGCGTCCGGTGGCGATCGTCCATTCCCAGGTGCCCA
Encoded here:
- a CDS encoding LLM class flavin-dependent oxidoreductase — encoded protein: MRLGLAMPRQDGGRPLAAGTLAEVARRIEGSGFDSAWVFDSLGRGFLLPDPLTTLSVAGTVTRRLELGTGVLQVPLRRPMDLAHRVLTTHLVTGGRLRLGVGAGSTAADFAAVGVDFDSRFRALDASLATMRRLWAGERVGDSELGAPWPDAAGGPPILIGSWAGSRWIERAAKEFDGWIGSGARSSWRLIGEGIRRFRALGGRRAVLTNVNVRLDAPAPSPSGPDDPFDLVAPREIVLERLRHVQALGFDDLVLVATHHDAAHLEALRALV
- the pssA gene encoding CDP-diacylglycerol--serine O-phosphatidyltransferase, producing MRQRLHFSMIRGFHLADLFTIANGFCGMGALFAAMTFLTSVDRRWLWGAALLVPVALVFDVLDGRIARWRHAASPMGRELDSLADVISFGVAPAGIAFAAGLTSVLDTLVLLYFVGCGLSRLARFNVTAEAMAGDAGKVSYFEGTPIPTSVVPLALLMLAFQRDALLPVSVLGAELHLVGLLFFLSGSLMISKTLRIPKL
- a CDS encoding isocitrate lyase/phosphoenolpyruvate mutase family protein, which encodes MATTQKDKAVRFRALHEAPGYFVIPNPWDGASARILAGLGFLALATSSGAQAGTLGRRDGKVTRDEALAHARAIVSATDLPVAADLEKGFGDAPAAAAETIRLAAEVGLVGGSIEDATGDKDKPLYDAAHAVERVAAAVEAARKLSLPFTLTARAENFLRGNPNLDDTIKRLQAYERAGADVLFAPGLPDLAAVRTVCQSLSKPFNFMVGIKGRSFTVAELADAGVKRISLATSLYRAAMTGLLDAAREVKEQGTFGYVDRSVPTPELNAYLEG
- a CDS encoding cobalamin-independent methionine synthase II family protein — protein: MRDSRARILTTHAGSLPRPDDLIELNRARQAGESSDEGAYQARLAAAVTDVVRRQRAAGIDVPGDGEFGKAMGQRVNYGAWWSYSFQRLGGLELGMELYRIPAQRSTPGHARLTSFGDRRDRALFAAAYADADSGVSTNRGGPGMRLPVCRGPITYTGGEAIRADIAHMKAALGAAGVAEGFMTSIAPGSASRIGNEHYKTDEELIYACAEAMREEYRAILDAGLVLQLDDPAIAENWDMINPAPTVDEYRALSMVRVEALNHALRGLPQERIRFHLCWGSWHGPHVTDIPLRDIVDVMLAVNCRAYSFEAGNVRHEHEWKVWQDVKLPAGKVLIPGVVSHATNVVEHPELVADRIARIANLVGPERVIAGTDCGLGGRIHPDIAWAKLETLAEGAALASRQLYGGS
- a CDS encoding MASE1 domain-containing protein — encoded protein: MQSRRVALAVGVGVVYVLAGKLGLAFAFLHASATPVWPPAGIALAALLLFGPRLWPVIFLGAFVINVSTAGSIATSLAIAAGNTLEAVVGARLVTRFAGGVDALERPRDIFRFVVLAGIVSTALSATIGVTSLAFAGYARWADYGYIWLTWWLGDLAGNLIVAPLILLWTRPLGLGRLRTRWQEAVLLGLSVLVMGELVFGGFMPALTQNRPIAFLCIPILLWTALRFGQREAVTVIALLSTIAVGGTSRGAGPFAVGSANESLLLLQMFMATMAVTMLPVGAGALQRHRAEAAARESEEGLRLAVQAGQMGTWEWTIATGRVVWSPALEAIHGLSPGSFRGTFDAFRAEIHSEDLIRMEKAIAEALETGTHRLEYRIVRPDGAVRWLEARGELTRDEDGRPERLRGVCLDVTARKDAEAERERLLEQERAARARAENGERRLGFVGEIARSITASLDLGTVLQRIADGAQALCGSDTAAIFLRAGDTMQPRYRVGAWPARYPPVTVRAGEGLGGLVMQTARAARTGDYRRDRRVSAAHHTLAQETGIVALMVVPIIIRTEVAGLLYVSNRSTRSFTDEDEAVCTRLAEQAAVAIQNSELFTQQQAARSEAEAANYAKDQFLAMLGHELRNPLGAISNAAHVLGLAGDTGPLVARAQGIISRQVRQLGRVVDDLLDVSRVTSGKITLEREPLDLAELARRAVALVGTLEGGPRHAVTVDAEEVWVDADAARLEQVAVNLLDNAVKYTPPGGAIRMTVRRDGQDAELEVRDSGIGIAAPLLPRVFDLFVQGDHSLDRSKGGLGIGLTLVRRLAELHGGTVTASSAGEGQGSVFTVRLPAIARPRALGPAAASRASASARRVLVIEDNEDSRLSLRELIRGLGHDVHEAADGLAGVESALAIAPDLALVDIGLPGLDGYEVARRLRRHPIGQRLRLVALTGYGLPEDRQRAMEAGFDRHLVKPVDPAQLAALLGEQ